TACTTATGTCAAAAAGGATAAGTTTGGAAGTCTATCTTCTGGGAATCGACATGGAAGGTCTTCATCTATGGATAGCAATTTGTCCATAGATTCTGATACTCTTAATACGGACGCTCCCTTATCAGGATATACTGCATCTGGTGGCACCGTACCATCTCACTCACATTTGAAGCCACCTCCTGGGAGGGTTGTTCCTCCTCCTCCTGGGAGTGCTCTTCCACCTCCTCCTGGGAGACCTAGTCCACCTCTTCCTGGTAATGCTGTTCCTCCATCAACTGGAAAACCACCTCCtgggccaccaccaccacctccacgaGCAACACCACCTCCtggaccaccaccgccgccgccacctaAAGCATCAGGTCTCAAACCTGGTTCTTGTCCACCGCCACCTCCAATAAGTACTGGACCTCGTCCACGACCATCTGGCGTTACCAAAGTGCCTGAACCTCCTTCCAAAGAGTATGGTGTACAGGATGAGTCTGAAGCTCCAAAGACGAAGCTAAAGCCCTTCTTCTGGGACAAAGTTCTCGCAAACCCTGACCATTCAATGGTCTGGCATCAGATTAATTCTGGGTCATTCCAGTAAGGTTCTATATCCTTATCATTTGTTTATGGAGGATTATATTTTAACTACAGCCTCTCTAGTAGATTGGTAAATATGTGGGGTGGTAATACCCACAACCTGAGGTCGTAACTCTTCTACGTCCTAATTTAGTAATAAAGAAGTCTTTTTTAAGTGGTAGGATATATCATAACTGATAATTTTGGCTTTACAGGTTTAATGAAGAGATGATAGAAAACCTCTTTGGTTACAATGCTACTGAGAAGAGCAAAAATGATCGCAAGAAAGAGTTGGCAGCCCAAGATCCGGCTACGCAGTTTATTCAGATTATTGATCCTAAGAAGGCACAAAATTTGTCAATTCTTCTCCGAGCATTGAATGTAACAACTGAAGAAGTATGTGATGCACTTACTCAAGGTAATCTTCAGCTATCTCTATTCAAAAAAACAACTCGAAAAACCACATTGTGCAATGATCTTTGAGAGAAGCACTCTTGAAGACAGTACAGTTAGTTTTAGGGTAGAATTGTAAATGATGCTTTTGATTTTTGTTGCCGGTGCCTGTGAATTACCTCCAATATGTCTTTTGTTACTACAGCCGTTCTCTGTCATTCTCCTCAAACATTTTATTTTCATTAATACCCGTTAATTACTGATTACAACTACCTTAGGTCTTGATACATTGTTAATGTGTTGTATCTTTTCTAAATCAGGAAATGAGCTTCCTGTGGAACTCCTTCAAACCTTGTTGAAGATGGCACCAACAGCAGATGAAGAACTAAAGCTTAGGCTTTTCAATGGCGAGATTTCCCAACTGGGACCTGCAGAGCGGTTCCTTAAGGTCTTGGTAGAAATCCCGTTTGCTTTTAAGAGAATGGACTCATTGCTTTTCATGATATCTCTTGAAGAGGAAGTCACAGGAGTCAAAGAGTCCTTGGAAACTTTAGAGGTAACCCTCAATCACTTACTAATAATTCTTGTCGTCATGCTTAACCTCATTGTTCGATGATTGGTGTATTAGTGAGTCATTTTTGTAGTTGTTGTGTTTGCCTCTCTTGCTTGCTAATAGCCTTCTTCAGTCCATTTACTCTTGTACAATATAAGAGCTATTCCAACCAGTGATAAAAGGAGGTGAATAGAAAATCGTAGATTGTAGATGGTTAAACCAGTTATGAATGTGACTGTTCTGTAGGCTCATATCTCTAGTTCCTCCACTTGCATATGCATGTAGAATAGCAGGCTTCTGTTGATATATGATGTGTTGTACTATTTTGATGAACCTTTAATTGTATCTTCTTGTCTACAATTCCTGTTCCCAGTTAATATTATAAACTTGAAAATTTTATCCTGTAGATAGCTTGCACGGAACTAAGGAATTGCAGGCTATTTCTCAAACTCTTAGAAGCCGTTCTCAAAACTGGCAACCGGATGAATGATGGTACTTTCCGTGGTCGTGCACAGGCCTTCAAACTTGACACACTCCTGAAACTGTCTGATGTCAAGGGAACAGATGGTAAGACCACGCTCTTGCAGTTCGTTGTCCAAGAGATAATTCGGTCCGAAGGTCGAAGGGCTATGCGTGCAACACGCGAGAGCCTGAGCACGAGCAGTGTGCAGTCAGAAGATCTCATGGAGGATGAGTCCCCCGTCACAGTAGAAAAATACCGCAGCCGAGGTTTACAGGTGGTTTCGGGGTTGTCTAATGAGCTCGAGAACGTTAAGAAGGCAGCAGTGCTGGATGCTGATGGCATAACAAACACGGTTCTTAAACTCGGAATGGCATTGTCTAGAAGCAAGGAGTTCCTGAGCAAAGAATTGAAAGACTTTAACGATGATGCTGGGTTCCTTCAGTCCCTCCAGAGTTTCATAAAAAATGCTGAGGGAGAGGTAACTTGGCTGGTGGAGGAAGAAAAAAGAATCATGGCCAAGGTGAAGAGTACTGCAGATTACTTTCATGGTCATGCAGGAAAGGACGAGGGATTGCGGTTGTTTGTGATTGTTCGAGATTTCCTGATAATGTTAGATAAGTCGTGCAAAGACGTGAAAGAGACATCGAATTACAGGCAGTCAAGAATGCAAATGAATAAGGATTCTCCAagtccaagtccacgaactcaacCTAGTCCAGATCTACAACAACGGTTCTTTCCTGCAATTACAGAACGGCGGATGAACAACTCCAGTTCTGATGAAGATGACTGATGTCTTTACTTAGTATGCCACCAGCAGCAGGTATGTTTATTGGCTCTCCGTTCAGAAGGAATCTGTTTCATCCCTACACTGGTTATTCTCCTTATACATGCAACACAGTGTCTGCCCAAAGATTAATTAGTTCAGAATTTTGTTCAGAGGTGGCTCTTGTAAAATTGGTTAGCGTAAATTATGCCGGATGCGGGTGAGGGAGGGTTATAAGTCTCTCAAAAATGCTTTGCTGTGCAGAGGTTTatgtagaatatttttctttttacatCCCTGTGGTtcaatttttgtagatttttatgtaGTTGATTATAATTTATTGTAGATCTTTTCAAGTTAAAGGGGATGAGAATTCACAACATAGTATATGTTTCACTTGTTAGAGTTTTTAGTAGTCACTTTTTGTACCAAATACCCATCTGGTTTAAATCTCAGTAAAGTTTTTCTTCCTGATTTTTTAGGGGATATAtaacaaataaaaacaagaactGAAGAAAGGAAATGAACCAATCAAAGGGATTGTAACAATTCTTCATTAATAATAGTTGATAAGAACAAACGATTTTCCCAACATAATATTCACATTCACATTCATGGAATATTCAATAAGATGGCTAAAATAAACTGACTGACTACATTGAAAGATCTAGCTCTGTGATTACGTTTAGTTGTCATCATCATCATGGGATGATTTACTTGAAGCAGCAGATTTCTTGGGAAGAAGAAGGGTATGAATATTAGGCATAACTCCACCATTAGCAATTGTAACTGTACCAAGTAACTTGCTTAATTCTTCATCATTTCTCACAGCTAATTGAATATGTCTTGGTACAATTCTTGTCTTCTTGTTATCTCTTGCagcatttccagccaattccaaaacctaaataacaaaacaaaacaaaacaaaattagtAACTGAAATTAATTGATTAAAACCAGATGAAATTAATTGATTAAAACCAGATCCATGAGTTTGAGAGAGACGGAGAGAGTTATTATACCTCAGCAGCGAGATATTCAAGAACAGCAGCAAGATAAACAGGAGCACCAGCACCAACACGTTCGGCATATTTACCAGCTTTCAAGAAACGAGCGATACGACCAACTGGGAATTGAAGACCAGCTTTACTACTTCTTGTTTGTGCCTTCTTAGATCCAGCAGATGCTCCTAGGGTTTTTCCTCGTCCTGCCATGGCTAAGTTCTaaatttcttctttgaaaattTTCAGAAAGTGAAGATAGAAGGGAACAGAGAGAGAATCACAGAGAAAATGTGGTTTTGAAATCTACGTACGTCTGGTCTGGTGTAGACCTGAGATGTATTTATACTGGATGGTAATGTACGAGAACCAATCAGCGCAACTCATACGGATCGAAGGATTTTAATATTTGATTAATATAATGAACGGTCAGATGATAGATATTTCTTATTGTTGTGTACGAGGACTAATCACGTCAAGTCTCACGGATCGAGAGAGAATCCGTCGATTTAATATTAATCAACGGTCAGAATGTTATAAATTTCTTATTTGTTGTGGACGAGGACCAATCACGTCAAGTCATTCGGATCGGAGAAACAACCCGTCGATTTAATATTATAATCAACGGTCAGACTGCTCCTCTgtcttactttttggtattgttgTGCACCGAAAATGCTTTATAGCCCCGCTTTTATATCCCAAAATTTTGACACCACTACGTGTCAAATTTTGATTGGCTAATTTCATAAAGCAGGACCTCCTGTTTTTCCTGGTGGGGTTAGGTGAGACGGAATCAAAGGTGGATTTAGCTGTCACATAGTGGTGTAAATGAAAGGGGTATAAATCCTGAGTCTCTGTAGCATCTTCTGTTGTAGACAACGTCTGAGACTCTAATCACGTCGACCCACAAGGATTGATGCAACTGAACGCATATTTAAGATAATATGGACGCGTCAGATTGAGCCAAATATAAAAGGCAAAAACTATAATTCACCATCCAAGACTAGTTTTTCGGCTGGTTAGGAAATCAACGCAGCAAAATCAACAATAATTCATCATCCAAGACTCCAACAAAATCAGCGGATGCTATTAAACAATTTTTTGACATGCCAGCATCGTCAATCCCACCAATATACATGGGAGAACTCTTTAAAAACGAGGAACCTCTAGTCGCATCTTTGACCCACTACTTAAACGTCTAGCGAGAAAAGCTCAAGGATGGATGACCAAATGCCTTAATCAAGCAGGAAGGTTAGTACTCATTAAAAGTTCCTTAATTCCTACCTCAAACCACCTTATGCAACCACAATTATTCCCTACTCATATATACACAATCAGATATATCGAATCGGtaggaattttttctggggacatgaTTCAACAGTTAAAAAACTCTACCCATAGGATGGACCAAACTAAATAAACCAATAGCACAATAAAGCCTTATACATGAAAAGAATTTGGAACATGCACGACCAACCTAATTCCATTTGCTCCAGATTATATAAGGAGAAATATCTTCAAAATTAACCAATCTTCCTGGAAAACACTCCAATACCTTCCTCTTCCATCCCACAATGTAGAGAAATGGCATGTTTCATACCTACACTATAAAAACTCATTTTCCATCGTATCACAAATGGTCTAGACACACCTATCCAAGCAAAAATGGTTACCTCACCATCAAAACCTAAACCCGGACCAGTGTTACCCAATCCAATCAGTTTCTGATCTTATTGACCCCTCCACCCATAACTGGAGTCATGAACAACTGAATCACCTCCCACCTTCTGCTATCCAAAACATATTAAATCCACCTTCCCCTTAACATGCCTCGGGATAAAATCCTATGGCCacattcaaaatttgaaaaatacactACTGCCACTGGGTACAATTGTTTAATTCAACAACAAGATACCCAGCATCACATAAACCACCTACCTCCCACTAAATTCTTGTGGAACTTACCTTAtccaccaaaaattcagcttttcttgtggaaagctataAATGAAGATCTCCCGGCTTTCTCTATTTTACACCGCATTAACATCACAAATTCCAACCAAGGCCCCTGGTGCAACTCTAAACCAGAAACAACGGTGCACAATATTATTCACTGCCCCAATACCAGCAGCATCCTGGTACAtcctattttcttctcttttcgcttttcgctttaagctttttcctctccaagtccttagttttcactttgaacctgcaaaataaagacaaaaagacaaagtaaaaaggaacaaataataaagaaataaaaataaataaacctaaaaataaatctatatacaagtccgcgtcggcggcgccattttgttgtagtatttttcgtgcggtaaataagagttcgttgctcggacttgaaaagatttataaataaaaatatatacacaatatttgtcacaggatcaagagacattacgactcaggattccaccattaatcattcacacaattcatatatttattccaaacaattatagctcaaatgatatcgactcttattcttgccaaagtagatttttagaagatttattgtatatcactagcatgacgcatcaaaagcactaagaccaagcatacatcatcatacgatatcacaaccaattaagaaaaatcataaaacaatttataaaaagtgcaagtagtcaaaaaagaattaaatataattattttatgcgtaaagaacggcttcctccatcatcccactgttgggatttagctactcatattaatcatgttctcaaaatacatttttatagctcaaaaagttgattaaaagatgagaaaatgctaaaacagatattcgcaacagttataagcgttacagttcgctgtataaaaca
This is a stretch of genomic DNA from Papaver somniferum cultivar HN1 chromosome 1, ASM357369v1, whole genome shotgun sequence. It encodes these proteins:
- the LOC113304201 gene encoding probable histone H2A.1 codes for the protein MAGRGKTLGASAGSKKAQTRSSKAGLQFPVGRIARFLKAGKYAERVGAGAPVYLAAVLEYLAAEVLELAGNAARDNKKTRIVPRHIQLAVRNDEELSKLLGTVTIANGGVMPNIHTLLLPKKSAASSKSSHDDDDN
- the LOC113304190 gene encoding formin-like protein 5, producing MDMTRAIVRILVVLFCIFGTTCAQGRKGSNSEFLSTDEDSSSSYLDEDTVENLWINCRLHKMQMQETYDRFDFCFPEDFPIGSDSGNQVLTKQNLHKAISLLPLEMKQDLLDCLQKHSNACQISGEEDDSDTWYTKYLQPVLEWSAASRRFLAADSLVIGASAAPSPSPGVQSSHSGPSRSPGHSSAKQIVSPSSSNAQHSDGAHSPKKPQSKSSSSSKKQNNQKSIAAAVSVTAATTFIFAALLFCCYQKCRKSYSGDGLKDDRPLLTLSLSDFSVGSSQKSSTYVKKDKFGSLSSGNRHGRSSSMDSNLSIDSDTLNTDAPLSGYTASGGTVPSHSHLKPPPGRVVPPPPGSALPPPPGRPSPPLPGNAVPPSTGKPPPGPPPPPPRATPPPGPPPPPPPKASGLKPGSCPPPPPISTGPRPRPSGVTKVPEPPSKEYGVQDESEAPKTKLKPFFWDKVLANPDHSMVWHQINSGSFQFNEEMIENLFGYNATEKSKNDRKKELAAQDPATQFIQIIDPKKAQNLSILLRALNVTTEEVCDALTQGNELPVELLQTLLKMAPTADEELKLRLFNGEISQLGPAERFLKVLVEIPFAFKRMDSLLFMISLEEEVTGVKESLETLEIACTELRNCRLFLKLLEAVLKTGNRMNDGTFRGRAQAFKLDTLLKLSDVKGTDGKTTLLQFVVQEIIRSEGRRAMRATRESLSTSSVQSEDLMEDESPVTVEKYRSRGLQVVSGLSNELENVKKAAVLDADGITNTVLKLGMALSRSKEFLSKELKDFNDDAGFLQSLQSFIKNAEGEVTWLVEEEKRIMAKVKSTADYFHGHAGKDEGLRLFVIVRDFLIMLDKSCKDVKETSNYRQSRMQMNKDSPSPSPRTQPSPDLQQRFFPAITERRMNNSSSDEDD